In the Streptomyces sp. 3214.6 genome, TCCGGTACCCGGGCCTGCGAGAACGAGCAGCGGACCGGACCCGTGGTCAACCACGGAGCGCTGGGCGGCGTCCAGACGAGGGGGACCCACCCGGGCCGGCGGGGTATGCACCAGTCGGTAAGCGCCACGGTTCCCCTGTCGCCCCTGGGGGTGCGACAGGCGCCTGGTGGAGGAAGAGGAGCTCACGTGGTTCGCCGGTCCTGGTGGGTGTGCTGGTTGGCCGGGGGCCGCCTTCTGCGCCCCGCGCCCCTCGAACGTACGTCATGCCACCGACGTGCCCGGTTTCGCCGGTTTCCCTCGTACGGGCCCAAGGCTCCCCTCAGGCACCTCCGATGGCGGAAGCTGTCAGGTGTGACCTTCCGCGCGTTCGCCGCCGTCCCACCGCGCCCGCCTCATGTCGAGGCGCGGCACATGGCCCTCGGCGGCTCTGCTCGCCTGCTTCAGGGGCGTGCCCTCGGCGCGGTAGTGGTTCAGCGCCCGCAGTTCGTGCCCGGGCAGGAGCACCCCGTCCGCGCGCACGACACGCCACCACGGGGCGGCGCCCCCGTAGAGGGCCATCACACGTCCGACCTGACGGGGGCCGCCCTCCTCGAGCCATTCGGCGACGTCCCCGTACGTCATGACCCGCCCGGGCGGGATCAGCTCCGTGACCTCGAGGACCCGCTCGGCGTACTCCGGCAGCGCGTCCGTGTACTCCGGGCGGGCGTCGTCCGGAAGGCTCTGCTCGCTCATCCGCCCCATCCTGCCCCACCCCACCGACAATGCGACGAGCCCGCGACCCCGGGTGCCCCTCGCCCCCGGGCGGCGCTTCGGGCAGACTGTGCGCCCCCGCATTTGCACCCTGATGCCCCCGTGTGTCGGTGGGGCATGCCACCATCGTGCGAGCGGTGACCGGTGATACGAGATCAAGAAGAGACGATGAAGCAGCAGGGTGTGCAGCCTGAGGGCGCGGAGGACGCCTCCGAGGCCGCCGCGTCGCGCCCTGGCATCGCCGAACCACCGCAAGGCCGGGAAGCACAGGAAGAACAGACACCGGAAGAGGTGCACATCGACGAGGTCGAGGGCGACGAACCGCTGCTCCCCGCGCGCGTGCACCGCCCTTCCGACCTGATGCGGCTGCTGGTCGGCGTGCTCGCCGTCGTCCTGCTCCTGGCCATCGCCGCGTTCGCACACGGGACGACCTCTGGGCTCGAACAGGACATCAACAAGGGCACCGGGCAGGCCCCCGATCTCCTCATCAAGATCGCCGGTCTGGCGTCCAGCATCGCAATCCTGCTGGTGCCGGTCGCGTTCGCGATCGAACGGCTGATCAAACGGGACGGGCTGCGCATCGCCGACGGTGTGCTCGCCGCGGTCCTCGCCCACGGTGTCACCCTCGCCACCGACCTATGGGTCGCGAAGGCCGCGCCGGACTCGATCCAGGAGGCCCTCACCCAGCCCTCCCCCGGTGACATCCACGCCCTCACCGACCCGGTGCACGGCTACCTCGCGCCCGTCATCGCGTATATGACGGCCGTCGGCATGTCCCGTCGGCCGCGCTGGCGCTCGGTGCTGTGGATCGTGCTGCTCCTCGACGCGTTCTCGATGCTCGTCACCGGCTACACGACACCGTTCTCGATCATCCTCACCGTGCTGATCGGCTGGACGGTGGCCTACGGCACGCTGTACGCGGTCGGCTCGCCGAACGTGCGCCCCACAGGGCGGACGCTGATGGCGGGCCTGCGGCACGTCGGCTTCCGCCCGGTGAGCGCGGCCCGCGAGGACAGCCCGGACGCGGCGGAGGGCGACCGTGGCCGACGCTATTTCGTCACCCTGGAGGACGGTCCGCCGCTGGACGTCACGGTCGTCGACCGGGAACAGCAGGCCCAGGGGTTCTTCTACCGGGCATGGCGCAATCTGACCCTGCGCGGCTTCGCCACCCGCAGCAGCCTGCAGTCGCTGCGCCAGGCGCTGGAGCAGGAGGCACTGCTCGCCTACGCGGCCATCGCGGCCGGCGCCAACGCGCCGAAACTGATCGCGACCTCCGAGCTCGGCCCCGACGCGGTGATACTCGTCTACGAGCACACCGGCGGCCGCACCCTCGATTCGCTGGCGGACGAGGAGATCACCGACGACCTGCTGCGCAACACCTGGCGCCAGGTGCGGTCCTTGCAGTCGCGGCGCATCGCGCACCGTCGGCTCGCGGGTGACGCGATACTGGTGGATCGTTCCGGCACGGTGATCCTCACCGATCTGCGCGGCGGCGAGATCGCGGCCGGCGATCTGCTGCTGCGGATGGACGTCGCCCAGTTGGTGACGACGCTCGGCCTGCGGGTGGGCGCCGAACGGGCGGTGGCCTCCGCGGTGGGCGTGCTCGGACCGGACGCGGTCGCGGACTGTCTGCCGATGCTCCAGCCCATCGCACTGACCCGCTCCACGCGCGCGACGCTGCGCCGACTCGCACGCGAGCGTGCACAGCGCGAACGCGAGGCGGTCCTGGAAGCCTCCCAGCAGGCCAAGCAGGCCCGCCTGGAGGCTACCGGCGACGACAGCGAGACCGTCACCCCGGAGAGACCCGGCAAGAAGGCCGTCCGCGCGGAGGCGCGGGCCGAGAAGCGGGCCATCGACGAGGCACTGGAGGGGGCACGCGAGGAGGACCTGCTGACGCAGATCCGGCACCAGGTGCTGCTGATCCGGCCCCAGGCGCCGGTGGAGCCGGCCCGCCTGGAGCGGGTACGGCCGCGCACTCTGATGAGCTTCATCGCCGGAGCCATCGGCGCGTACTTCCTGCTGACGCAGCTCACCCACATCGAGTTCGGTCCGCTCGTCGCCAACGCCGAGTGGGGCTGGGTCGCCGCGGCCGTGTTCTTCTCGGCGCTGAGCTACGTCGCCGCGGCGATGAGCCTGCTGGGGTTCGTGCCGGAGCGGGTGCCGTTCCCGCGGACCGTGGCCGCGCAGGTCGCCGGGTCGTTCGTGAAGATCGTGGCCCCGGCCGCGGTCGGCGGGGTCGCCCTCAACACGCGCTTCCTGCAGCGCGCCGGGGTGCGGCCCGGCCTAGCCGTGGCCAGCGTCGGCGCCTCGCAGCTGTTCGGGCTCGGCTGCCACATCCTGATGCTGCTGTCGTTCGGCTACCTCACCGGCACCGAGAAGACGCCGTCGCTGTCGCCGTCCCGCACGGTCATCGCGGGTCTGCTCACGGTGGCGGTGCTCGTGCTCGTGGTGACGTCGGTGCCGTTCCTGCGGAAGTTCGTCGTCACGCGCGTGAGGTCGCTGTTCGCGGGCGTCGTGCCGCGCATGCTGGACGTGCTGCAGCGGCCGCAGAAGCTGGTCACCGGCATCGGCGGCATGCTCCTGCTGACCGCCTGCTTCGTGATGTGCCTGGACGCGTCGATCCGCGCGTTCGGCGACGAGTCGACCTCGCTCAGCATCGCAAGCGTCGCCGTCGTCTTCCTCGCCGGCAACGCACTCGGTTCCGCCGCCCCGACGCCGGGCGGAGTCGGCGCCGTCGAGGCGACCCTGACGGTCGGTCTGATCGCGGTGGGACTGCCCAAGGAGGTAGCGGCTCCCGCGGTGCTGCTGTTCCGCCTGCTCACGCTGTGGCTGCCCGTGCTGCCGGGCTGGCTGGCCTTCAACCACCTGAGCCGCAAGGGCGCCCTGTAGCAGGGCGTGGGCGCCCGTACCTCGTACGGCCCGCGCCCCGCGCGCGTGCCCGCGGGCGACCGCAGGATGGGATCATGCCGAACCCGTCCCGTCTGCGTGCCGCCGCCGTGACCGCCACCGCCCTTCTGCTGTCTTCGCTGGTGGCGGGCTGCGGCGACGACGCGCAGGACGGGGACCTGACGGCGCAGAAGTTGAGCTGGCAGGACTGCCCGGCGCCCTCTCCGGCCGAGGGCGGCGGCAGCGCCCCGTCCCCGCTGCCGGACGGCGACCAGTGGCAGTGCGCCACGATGAAGGCGCCCGTGGACTGGACCGACCCCAAGGGCGACACGATCGGCATCGCGCTGATCCGGGCCCGGGCGAGCGGCGACGCGAGCGGGCGGATCGGCTCACTGGTCTTCAACTTCGGCGGCCCCGGCGGCTCGGGCGTCTCCACCCTGCCCGCCTTCGGCACCGAATACGCGGCCCTGCGCACCCGTTACGACCTGGTGAGCTTCGACCCGCGCGGGGTCGGCCGCAGCGCCGGCGTGCGATGCGAGAACGACCAGCAACTCGACGCGTACTTCCAGCAGGACGCCACGCCCGACGACGCGGCCGAGCGCACCGCGCTGCTGGACAACACCAAGCACTTCAACGCGGCCTGCGAGAAGAACTCCGAGAAGATGCTGCCGCATGTGCGGACCACGGACGCGGCCCGCGACATGGACCTGATGCGCCAGGTCCTCGGCGACGGGAAACTGCACTACTTCGGCATCTCCTACGGCACCGAACTGGGCGGCGTGTACGCCCACCTGTTCCCGAAGAACGTGGGGCGTGCCGTCTTCGACGCGGTCGTCGACCCGACGCAGACGTCCGAGCAGGGCTCCCTCGGGCAGGCCAAAGGATTCCAGCTCGCGCTCGACAACTTCGCCGAGGACTGCACGTCCAAGGCGGCGGCCTGCCCCGTCGGGGACACCGCGCAGGACGTGAAGGACCGGATCGCCAGGTTCCTCAACGACCTGGACGGCAAGCCGATCCCGGGCATCTTCCCGCGCGAACTGACCCAGAGCGCCGCGACCAACGGCATCGCGCAGGCCCTGTACTCCAAGGACTTCTGGGAGTACCTCACCGAGGGCCTGGAGCAGGCCTACGCCGGGGACGGCAGGATTCTGCTGCTGCTGTCCGACCTGATGAACGGGCGCAGCGAGAACGGCGAGTACAGCAACATCACGGCCGCCAATGTCTCCATCAACTGCGCCGACGACAAGCCGCGTTACTCCACCGCCTACGTGGAGGAGAAGCTGCCGGAGTTCCGGGCCGCCTCCAGCCTGTTCGGCGACTTCCTGGCCTGGGGGATGGTCAGCTGCACCGACTGGGCCGTGCCGGGCGCGGCTGACCATCCGGACGTGAGCGCGCCAGGCTCGGCGCCGATC is a window encoding:
- a CDS encoding MGMT family protein, which codes for MSEQSLPDDARPEYTDALPEYAERVLEVTELIPPGRVMTYGDVAEWLEEGGPRQVGRVMALYGGAAPWWRVVRADGVLLPGHELRALNHYRAEGTPLKQASRAAEGHVPRLDMRRARWDGGERAEGHT
- a CDS encoding lysylphosphatidylglycerol synthase transmembrane domain-containing protein; its protein translation is MKQQGVQPEGAEDASEAAASRPGIAEPPQGREAQEEQTPEEVHIDEVEGDEPLLPARVHRPSDLMRLLVGVLAVVLLLAIAAFAHGTTSGLEQDINKGTGQAPDLLIKIAGLASSIAILLVPVAFAIERLIKRDGLRIADGVLAAVLAHGVTLATDLWVAKAAPDSIQEALTQPSPGDIHALTDPVHGYLAPVIAYMTAVGMSRRPRWRSVLWIVLLLDAFSMLVTGYTTPFSIILTVLIGWTVAYGTLYAVGSPNVRPTGRTLMAGLRHVGFRPVSAAREDSPDAAEGDRGRRYFVTLEDGPPLDVTVVDREQQAQGFFYRAWRNLTLRGFATRSSLQSLRQALEQEALLAYAAIAAGANAPKLIATSELGPDAVILVYEHTGGRTLDSLADEEITDDLLRNTWRQVRSLQSRRIAHRRLAGDAILVDRSGTVILTDLRGGEIAAGDLLLRMDVAQLVTTLGLRVGAERAVASAVGVLGPDAVADCLPMLQPIALTRSTRATLRRLARERAQREREAVLEASQQAKQARLEATGDDSETVTPERPGKKAVRAEARAEKRAIDEALEGAREEDLLTQIRHQVLLIRPQAPVEPARLERVRPRTLMSFIAGAIGAYFLLTQLTHIEFGPLVANAEWGWVAAAVFFSALSYVAAAMSLLGFVPERVPFPRTVAAQVAGSFVKIVAPAAVGGVALNTRFLQRAGVRPGLAVASVGASQLFGLGCHILMLLSFGYLTGTEKTPSLSPSRTVIAGLLTVAVLVLVVTSVPFLRKFVVTRVRSLFAGVVPRMLDVLQRPQKLVTGIGGMLLLTACFVMCLDASIRAFGDESTSLSIASVAVVFLAGNALGSAAPTPGGVGAVEATLTVGLIAVGLPKEVAAPAVLLFRLLTLWLPVLPGWLAFNHLSRKGAL
- a CDS encoding alpha/beta hydrolase, which produces MPNPSRLRAAAVTATALLLSSLVAGCGDDAQDGDLTAQKLSWQDCPAPSPAEGGGSAPSPLPDGDQWQCATMKAPVDWTDPKGDTIGIALIRARASGDASGRIGSLVFNFGGPGGSGVSTLPAFGTEYAALRTRYDLVSFDPRGVGRSAGVRCENDQQLDAYFQQDATPDDAAERTALLDNTKHFNAACEKNSEKMLPHVRTTDAARDMDLMRQVLGDGKLHYFGISYGTELGGVYAHLFPKNVGRAVFDAVVDPTQTSEQGSLGQAKGFQLALDNFAEDCTSKAAACPVGDTAQDVKDRIARFLNDLDGKPIPGIFPRELTQSAATNGIAQALYSKDFWEYLTEGLEQAYAGDGRILLLLSDLMNGRSENGEYSNITAANVSINCADDKPRYSTAYVEEKLPEFRAASSLFGDFLAWGMVSCTDWAVPGAADHPDVSAPGSAPILVVGNTGDPATPYAGARKMVEALGKGVGVELTYKGQGHGAYDSKNKCVQAAVNGYLLNGKTPAAGTVCS